A DNA window from Stenotrophomonas sp. 57 contains the following coding sequences:
- a CDS encoding DUF4870 domain-containing protein has protein sequence MSEFDNVPPPPATTNAPADQRTMALAAHLLGIFTWFIGPLIIWLINKDDASKSFVTDQAKEALNFQITITIAMLICIVLAIVIIGGILAPIVGLLNLVFCIIAAVKANNGEAYRYPFALRLVK, from the coding sequence GTGAGTGAATTCGATAACGTCCCGCCGCCGCCGGCCACCACCAACGCACCGGCCGACCAGCGCACCATGGCCCTGGCTGCGCACCTGCTGGGCATCTTCACCTGGTTCATCGGCCCGCTGATCATCTGGCTGATCAACAAGGACGATGCCAGCAAGTCCTTCGTGACCGACCAGGCCAAGGAAGCGCTGAACTTCCAGATCACCATCACCATCGCGATGCTGATCTGCATCGTGCTGGCCATCGTGATCATCGGCGGCATCCTGGCCCCGATCGTCGGCCTGCTCAACCTGGTGTTCTGCATCATTGCAGCAGTGAAGGCCAACAACGGCGAAGCCTACCGCTACCCGTTCGCGCTGCGCCTGGTCAAGTAA